From Xiphophorus couchianus chromosome 23, X_couchianus-1.0, whole genome shotgun sequence, one genomic window encodes:
- the map1lc3cl gene encoding microtubule-associated proteins 1A/1B light chain 3C: protein MAPFEKSMEMTPFKQRKCLATRKDEVCNIRSKFPNKLPVIVERYVREKSLPLLDKTKFLVPFELTLGQFLCLLRNKIALDQTQTLFLLVAERSMSCMSSSMRDIYSRFRDADGFLYITYASQEAFGAPRSADKLPH from the exons ATGGCTCCTTTTGAGAAATCCATGGAGATGACGCCCTTCAAGCAGAGGAAATGCCTCG CGACGAGAAAAGATGAAGTGTGCAATATTCGGTCTAAATTCCCCAACAAGCTGCCA GTGATAGTTGAACGTTACGTCAGAGAGAAAAGCCTCCCACTGCTGGACAAAACAAAGTTTCTGGTTCCCTTTGAGCTAACGTTGGGTCAGTTCCTCTGCCTTCTCAG GAATAAGATCGCTCTGGACCAGACCCAGACGCTGTTCCTCCTGGTGGCAGAGCGGAGCATGTCCTGCATGTCCTCCAGCATGAGGGACATCTACTCCCGCTTCAGAGACGCCGACGGCTTCCTGTACATCACCTACGCCTCTCAGGAGGCGTTCGGAGCGCCTCGGTCAGCAGACAAGCTGCCTCACTGA